One window from the genome of Mumia sp. ZJ1417 encodes:
- a CDS encoding RsmB/NOP family class I SAM-dependent RNA methyltransferase, translated as MCVLADRRSRPDRPQLRQRVDPTRKVAWEVMRAVEEQDAYVNLLLPALLRENGIAGRDAAFTTELTHGTIRRSRTYDAVLDTLAPKGIDAPVRDVLRLGTHQILAMRVPSHAAVSTSVDLTRAVIGHRPASFVNAVLRKVAASDLPTWLERVAPSYEDDPVGHLAVVHAHPRWIVEALRDALGAPAAEGELAALLEADNAAPQVTLVARPGLADADDLAGLSGSPGEWSPYAFRLEGGDPGAIEGVREGRIGVQDEGSQLVAIAAAAVPVAGPDARWLDLCAGPGGKAALLGALGAARGAELVANEVTPHRAELVRSAVRLLDNTEVVVHDGRTLEADAPYDRVVVDAPCTGLGALRRRPEARWRRQPSDLVGLVPLQRDLLAHALDLVRVGGVVTYATCSPHLAETRGVVEAVLGARDDVELVDVTSVLPEVPYLDRSTPYVQLWPHLHGTDAMFVAALRRTA; from the coding sequence GTGTGCGTCTTGGCTGACCGCCGCTCGCGCCCGGACCGCCCGCAGCTGCGGCAGCGCGTCGACCCCACCCGCAAGGTCGCGTGGGAGGTGATGCGCGCGGTCGAGGAGCAGGATGCCTACGTCAACCTGCTCCTTCCCGCGCTGCTGCGGGAGAACGGCATCGCCGGCCGCGACGCCGCCTTCACCACCGAGCTCACCCACGGGACGATCCGCCGGTCGCGCACGTACGACGCGGTGCTCGACACTCTCGCACCGAAGGGCATCGACGCGCCCGTACGCGATGTCCTCCGCCTCGGCACGCACCAGATCCTCGCGATGCGGGTGCCGAGTCACGCGGCGGTCTCGACCAGCGTCGACCTGACGCGTGCCGTGATCGGGCACCGTCCGGCGTCGTTCGTCAACGCGGTGCTCCGCAAGGTCGCGGCCTCCGACCTCCCGACCTGGCTCGAGCGGGTGGCGCCGTCGTACGAGGACGACCCCGTCGGGCATCTCGCCGTCGTCCACGCGCATCCGCGGTGGATCGTGGAGGCGTTGCGCGACGCGCTCGGCGCACCGGCAGCCGAGGGCGAGCTGGCCGCACTCCTGGAGGCCGACAACGCGGCACCGCAGGTCACGCTGGTCGCCCGGCCGGGACTAGCCGACGCCGACGACCTCGCAGGCCTGTCGGGATCGCCGGGGGAGTGGTCGCCGTACGCGTTCCGCCTCGAGGGCGGTGACCCCGGTGCGATCGAAGGTGTCCGTGAGGGACGGATCGGCGTGCAGGACGAGGGGTCGCAGCTGGTCGCGATCGCTGCCGCTGCGGTGCCGGTCGCCGGGCCGGACGCGCGATGGCTCGACCTGTGCGCGGGGCCTGGCGGCAAGGCGGCGTTGCTTGGTGCGCTGGGCGCCGCCCGTGGTGCGGAGCTGGTCGCCAACGAGGTCACCCCGCACCGCGCCGAGCTCGTCCGCTCGGCCGTGCGGCTGCTCGACAACACCGAGGTCGTCGTCCACGACGGGCGGACGCTGGAAGCGGACGCGCCGTACGACCGGGTCGTCGTGGACGCGCCGTGCACGGGGCTCGGCGCGCTGCGTCGCCGCCCCGAGGCGCGGTGGCGGCGCCAGCCCTCGGACCTCGTGGGTCTCGTGCCGCTCCAACGGGACCTGCTGGCGCATGCGCTGGATCTGGTCCGTGTGGGCGGCGTGGTCACGTACGCGACGTGCTCGCCGCACCTCGCCGAGACGCGTGGCGTGGTCGAGGCGGTGCTCGGGGCGCGCGACGACGTCGAGCTGGTCGACGTGACCTCCGTGCTTCCGGAGGTGCCGTACCTCGACCGCTCCACCCCGTACGTGCAGCTCTGGCCGCACCTGCACGGGACTGACGCGATGTTCGTCGCAGCCCTGCGCCGCACCGCCTGA
- a CDS encoding S66 peptidase family protein: MDTTPRPVSPPKARPGDRVAVVSPSWAGPAHFPAVHEQAMERLRALTGLEPVEYPTTRADASPEGRAADLNAAFADPGIRAVLATIGGDDQITVIPHLDADLVRADPKPFLGYSDNTNLLSWLWSNGVAGFYGGATQVHLGPGPAVDPVHAASLRAALLTGGSLELTEPGESEDTGLPWDDPAALTSYGVREPTEPWTWHGPARSATGRTWGGCLEILQWILTADRFPFPAAALDGGVLLVETSEELPSTQEVGRILRSMGERGLLAAVDAVLVGRPPTSDLQHRPSADERRRLREAQRDVAVGTIAAYNPEAVVVVGVPFGHTRPQWIVPYGGEVTVDGAQQRVVASYD, encoded by the coding sequence ATGGACACCACACCGCGCCCCGTCAGCCCGCCGAAGGCACGTCCTGGCGACCGCGTCGCCGTCGTCTCCCCCTCGTGGGCGGGTCCCGCGCACTTCCCCGCCGTGCACGAGCAGGCGATGGAGCGCCTGCGCGCCCTGACGGGCCTCGAGCCCGTCGAGTACCCGACGACGCGCGCAGACGCCTCGCCCGAGGGACGCGCCGCCGACCTCAACGCCGCGTTCGCCGACCCGGGCATCCGGGCCGTGCTGGCCACGATCGGCGGCGACGACCAGATCACGGTGATCCCGCACCTCGATGCCGACCTCGTACGGGCCGACCCGAAGCCGTTCCTCGGCTACAGCGACAACACGAACCTGCTGAGCTGGCTGTGGTCGAACGGCGTCGCCGGCTTCTACGGCGGCGCGACCCAGGTCCACCTCGGCCCGGGCCCGGCGGTCGACCCCGTCCATGCGGCGTCCTTGCGCGCGGCGCTGCTGACGGGTGGGTCGCTCGAGCTGACCGAACCCGGCGAGTCCGAGGACACCGGCCTGCCGTGGGACGACCCCGCCGCGCTGACCTCGTACGGCGTGCGCGAGCCGACCGAGCCGTGGACGTGGCACGGTCCCGCCCGTTCGGCCACTGGCCGTACGTGGGGAGGCTGCCTGGAGATCCTGCAGTGGATCCTGACGGCCGACCGCTTCCCGTTCCCCGCGGCGGCGCTCGACGGCGGGGTCCTGCTCGTCGAGACCTCCGAAGAGCTGCCCTCGACCCAGGAGGTCGGACGCATCCTGCGCTCGATGGGCGAGCGCGGTCTCCTCGCCGCGGTCGACGCCGTGCTCGTGGGCCGTCCCCCGACGTCGGACCTGCAGCACCGACCATCGGCAGACGAGCGCCGGCGACTGCGAGAGGCACAGCGGGACGTGGCCGTCGGCACGATCGCGGCGTACAACCCCGAGGCAGTCGTGGTCGTCGGTGTCCCGTTCGGGCACACCCGCCCGCAGTGGATCGTCCCGTACGGCGGCGAGGTCACCGTCGACGGCGCACAGCAGCGCGTCGTCGCCTCGTACGACTAG
- the fmt gene encoding methionyl-tRNA formyltransferase, producing the protein MRLVFAGTPEVALPSLDALVASDHEVVAVVTRPDARAGRGRTLRPSPVAERALDLGIEVLRPPKPSDPDFVARLREIAPDCAPVVAYGGLVPADVLAIPRLGWINLHFSVLPAWRGAAPVQHALIAGDEVTGASVFSLVPELDAGPVYGLFTERIRPEDTAGTLLTRLADLGAGLLTDVVDHLALGDIEARPQPEEGLSYAPKLTTDDARIDWTVPAFGVDRRIRGCTPAPGAWTTYEGERLKVGPLSVAEGPSTLAPGELAVTKSEVRVGTGTSDVILGDVQPHGKKAMDAAAWARGVRPEAGVRLG; encoded by the coding sequence GTGAGACTCGTGTTCGCCGGCACCCCCGAGGTCGCCCTGCCCTCCCTCGACGCGCTCGTCGCCAGTGACCACGAGGTCGTGGCCGTCGTGACGCGCCCCGACGCCCGTGCCGGCCGGGGACGGACCCTGCGTCCGTCACCGGTCGCCGAACGCGCGCTCGACCTCGGCATCGAGGTGCTGCGACCGCCGAAGCCGAGCGACCCCGACTTCGTCGCGCGCCTGCGTGAGATCGCCCCTGACTGTGCCCCGGTCGTCGCGTACGGGGGGTTGGTCCCCGCCGACGTGCTGGCCATCCCACGGCTCGGGTGGATCAACCTGCACTTCTCCGTGCTGCCGGCGTGGCGCGGCGCTGCTCCCGTGCAGCACGCGTTGATCGCCGGCGACGAGGTCACGGGCGCGTCGGTGTTCTCGTTGGTGCCCGAGCTCGATGCCGGGCCCGTGTACGGGCTGTTCACCGAGCGCATCCGACCCGAGGACACCGCAGGCACGCTGCTGACCCGGCTCGCCGACCTTGGAGCGGGCCTCCTCACCGACGTCGTCGACCACCTGGCGCTCGGCGACATCGAGGCTCGCCCGCAGCCGGAGGAGGGCCTCTCGTACGCGCCGAAGCTCACCACCGACGACGCGCGGATCGACTGGACCGTGCCCGCGTTCGGCGTCGACCGCCGTATCCGCGGGTGCACCCCTGCCCCTGGCGCCTGGACGACGTACGAGGGCGAGCGCCTGAAGGTCGGCCCGCTCTCGGTCGCCGAGGGCCCTTCGACGCTGGCGCCCGGTGAGCTCGCGGTGACCAAGTCTGAGGTGCGTGTCGGGACGGGGACGTCGGACGTGATCCTCGGCGACGTCCAGCCGCACGGCAAGAAGGCAATGGACGCGGCCGCTTGGGCGCGTGGCGTCCGCCCGGAGGCGGGTGTGCGTCTTGGCTGA
- the ribD gene encoding bifunctional diaminohydroxyphosphoribosylaminopyrimidine deaminase/5-amino-6-(5-phosphoribosylamino)uracil reductase RibD, translating to MRRALDAAREATENALPNPRVGCVLLAPDGSVLAVGAHRGAGTPHAEVDALSRAGDAARGATAVVTLEPCHHTGRTGPCSEALILAGVARVVYAQDDPNPAAAGGADRLRSAGIEVESGLLATEAEALNVAWTHAVRTGRPYVTWKLAATLDGRSAAADGTSQWITGPDARLDVQRLRARCDAILVGTGTVTADDPRLTLRDDEDAPLPYERQLTRVAMGEREVPEDARVRDAEAPFLHLATRDVDAALATLAAREIRHVWLEGGPRLAGAFLGADRIDEVVAYVAPALLGAGTPALNGSGIETIADTVRLDLTDVTQLGPDLRMTALVRKEGA from the coding sequence ATGCGCCGGGCGCTCGATGCTGCCCGCGAGGCGACCGAGAACGCCCTTCCGAACCCGCGCGTCGGCTGCGTCCTCCTCGCGCCGGACGGCTCCGTCCTTGCGGTCGGCGCCCACCGTGGCGCCGGCACGCCGCACGCGGAGGTCGACGCACTGAGCCGTGCGGGCGACGCCGCACGTGGCGCGACCGCCGTCGTCACCCTGGAGCCGTGCCACCACACCGGCCGTACGGGGCCGTGCTCGGAGGCGCTGATCCTCGCCGGCGTCGCCCGTGTCGTCTATGCGCAGGACGATCCCAACCCCGCCGCGGCCGGAGGCGCCGACCGTCTGCGCTCCGCCGGCATCGAGGTCGAGTCCGGGCTCCTCGCCACTGAGGCCGAGGCGCTCAACGTCGCGTGGACCCATGCCGTACGGACGGGACGCCCGTACGTCACCTGGAAGCTGGCGGCCACGCTCGACGGGCGCAGCGCCGCCGCCGACGGCACCAGCCAGTGGATCACCGGCCCCGACGCCCGCCTCGACGTCCAGCGCCTGCGGGCGAGGTGCGACGCGATCCTCGTCGGCACCGGCACCGTGACCGCTGACGATCCGCGGCTGACGCTGCGCGACGACGAGGACGCCCCGCTGCCGTACGAGCGCCAGCTGACGCGTGTCGCGATGGGGGAGCGGGAGGTGCCCGAGGACGCGCGCGTCCGTGATGCCGAGGCGCCGTTCCTGCACCTGGCCACGCGCGACGTCGACGCGGCGCTCGCCACCCTGGCCGCGCGCGAGATCCGTCACGTGTGGCTCGAGGGCGGCCCGCGGCTGGCGGGCGCGTTCCTGGGCGCCGACCGGATCGACGAGGTCGTCGCCTACGTGGCGCCGGCCCTGCTCGGCGCCGGCACTCCCGCACTGAACGGCTCCGGCATCGAGACGATCGCCGACACCGTCCGTCTCGACCTCACCGACGTCACGCAGCTCGGACCCGACCTGCGGATGACCGCCCTCGTACGAAAGGAAGGCGCCTGA
- the rpe gene encoding ribulose-phosphate 3-epimerase, which translates to MGLRISPSILSADFANLERAVKRIDNADWLHVDVMDNHFVPNLTLGLPVLEAIGKVTDTPIDAHLMIEDPDRWAPSYAEAGARSVTFHIEAAGAPVRLARELRTLGARASMALKPATPIEPYEDLLPELDMVLLMTVEPGFGGQSFLDIMLPKIRRTRAMLDKHGGDIWLQVDGGVSAATIERCAEAGADTFVAGSAVFGADDPAAMVDQLREQAASATHRHA; encoded by the coding sequence ATGGGCCTGCGCATCTCCCCGAGCATCCTGTCCGCGGACTTCGCCAACCTCGAGCGTGCAGTGAAGCGCATCGACAACGCCGACTGGCTGCACGTCGACGTGATGGACAACCACTTCGTCCCCAACCTCACGCTCGGGCTGCCCGTGCTCGAGGCGATCGGCAAGGTCACCGACACCCCCATCGACGCGCACCTGATGATCGAGGACCCGGACCGGTGGGCCCCGTCGTACGCCGAGGCCGGCGCGCGCAGCGTGACGTTCCACATCGAGGCCGCAGGTGCTCCCGTTCGACTCGCCCGCGAGCTGCGGACGCTCGGCGCCCGCGCGTCGATGGCGCTCAAGCCGGCGACGCCGATCGAGCCGTACGAGGACCTCCTCCCTGAGCTCGACATGGTGCTGCTGATGACGGTGGAGCCGGGGTTCGGTGGCCAGTCGTTCCTCGACATCATGCTTCCCAAGATCCGGCGGACCCGCGCGATGCTCGACAAGCACGGCGGCGACATCTGGCTGCAGGTCGACGGAGGCGTCTCGGCCGCCACGATCGAGCGCTGCGCCGAGGCCGGTGCGGACACCTTCGTGGCCGGATCTGCGGTCTTCGGCGCCGACGACCCCGCAGCAATGGTGGACCAGCTCCGCGAGCAGGCCGCGAGCGCGACCCACCGCCACGCCTGA
- a CDS encoding SDR family NAD(P)-dependent oxidoreductase, translating to MSPRGVAVVTGASRGLGAAIALRLAADGWAVAVNYRQGRDAAEAVVADIRASSGTAEAFAADVVDEDGVADLFRSVEDALGPVTAVVANATGPQPSAGVGELTWRGHLDQLEFFVKSPTLLVQAALPSMRAAGGGRVVLIGSDMTARALPRASAYVAAKYAQVGLTKVWAKELGPDGVTVNLVQPGWIPVERHAGLDTADYAAEVPLRRMGTPQDVAGMVAYLCSDAGAFVTGQQITVNGGHVI from the coding sequence GTGAGTCCCCGAGGCGTCGCCGTCGTGACCGGGGCCTCCCGCGGCCTCGGCGCCGCCATCGCCCTGCGGCTCGCGGCCGACGGATGGGCTGTGGCAGTCAACTACCGCCAGGGTCGAGACGCCGCCGAGGCGGTCGTCGCGGACATTCGCGCATCCAGCGGCACTGCCGAGGCGTTCGCCGCCGACGTCGTCGACGAGGACGGGGTTGCCGACCTGTTCCGCAGCGTCGAGGACGCGCTCGGTCCGGTGACCGCCGTCGTCGCGAACGCGACCGGCCCGCAGCCCTCGGCCGGTGTCGGGGAGCTCACCTGGAGAGGGCACCTCGACCAGCTCGAGTTCTTCGTCAAGAGCCCCACGCTGCTCGTCCAGGCAGCCCTCCCGAGCATGCGCGCCGCGGGTGGCGGGCGGGTCGTCCTGATCGGGTCCGACATGACCGCGCGGGCGCTGCCCCGGGCGTCGGCGTACGTCGCGGCGAAGTATGCCCAGGTCGGACTCACAAAGGTGTGGGCGAAGGAGCTCGGGCCCGACGGCGTCACCGTCAACCTCGTCCAGCCGGGCTGGATCCCGGTCGAGCGCCATGCCGGCCTCGACACGGCGGACTACGCCGCCGAGGTCCCGCTCAGGCGGATGGGAACGCCGCAGGACGTCGCCGGCATGGTGGCCTACCTGTGCTCCGACGCCGGCGCCTTCGTCACCGGGCAGCAGATCACCGTCAATGGCGGCCACGTGATCTGA